The Flavobacteriales bacterium nucleotide sequence GGATTTAACCGGTTGATGCGCCGGGTTCGTAAACAGGCTTCTACTCATCATGAGCTGACCTTCTTAATGGAAGCCACCGGAGTGTATCATGAATCGCCGGCCTACCACCTACATGGGCTAAAGCAACGCGTTTGCGTAGTGCTTCCTAACTCGATCAAGCACTACGGGATTAGCTTGGGAATTAGTAGTAAAACCGACCCTATAGATGCGCGGCTTCCGGCTCGACCGGGAGTTGAGAGAGAACATCGTTTGTGGACTCCTCCGGGCAAAGACCTTCGAAAGCTTCGTCAACTCACTCGCTATGTTGGTCAGCTTAAGGATCAGCGAACGGCTATTGAAAACCTCANNNNNNNNNNNNNNNNNNNNNNNNNNNNNNNNNNNNNNNNNNNNNNNNNNNNNNNNNNNNNNNNNNNNNNNNNNNNNNNNNNNNNNNNNNNNNNNNNNNNNNNNNNNNNNNNNNNNNNNNNNNNNNNNNNNNNNNNNNNNNNNNNNNNNNNNNNNNNNNNNNNNNNNNNNNNNNNNNNNNNNNNNNNNNNNNNNNNNNNNNNNNNNNNNNNNNNNNNNNNNNNNNNNNNNNNNNNNNNNNNNNNNNNNNNNNNNNNNNNNNNNNNNNNNNNNNNNNNNNNNNNNNNNNNNNNNNNNNNNNNNNNNNNNNNNNNNNNNNNNNNNNNNNNNNNNNNNNNNNNNNNNNNNNNNNNNNNNNNNNNNNNNNNNNNNNNNNNNNNNNNNNNNNNNNNNNNNNNNNNNNNNNNNNNNNNNNNNNNNNNNNNNNNNNNNNNNACGCTATGGAAGAATGAGGTCGTGTACGATCCGGATCGATACAAAAAAACAGCCCCGACAAAAACTGCCGAAGCTGCACTAGATCGTCAGTAGTAGACGTCTTTATAGTTTATATGTATTAAATCGCAAGTGAACGTGCGATTTAATACAGCGCCTTTTCTATGGACAATTTAGGCTAAAAAAATAAACCCCGGACATGTTCGCGGTGTCCGGGGTTTCTTGCGTAGTTAAACGATTTGCACTCTAATCAACTTCCGCAAGCTTCGCACTCATCAGGATTGTCGATCGAGCAAGTGATCATGTCGGCATTTTCTGAAGCCATTTTCTTGGCGGCCTCTTCGAGTTTGCTGACGCGTTCTTCCTGAATCTTTTCGGTTTGCTCGGCAGAAACCACAGGCTCTACTTGAGCTTTGGCTTGCTTTTGAACCGTAAACTTGATGGCATCTGCCGCCGCCTTGGTACGGAGGTAGTACATACCTGTTTTGAGACCTTTCTTCCAAGCATAGAAGTGCATAGAAGTAACCTTGCCGAGGTTGGCGTTCTCCATGAACAGGTTCATGGATTGAGATTGATCGATGAACGCACCGCGATCGGCCGCCATATCGATGATATCCTTCATGCTCAATTCCCAAACCGTCTTGTAAAGTTCTTTGATGTTATCGGGGATCACATCAATGTGTTGTATCGATCCATTTGCGCGGATGATCTCATCTTTCATTTCGCTGTTCCACAAGCCTAATTTTACGAGGTCGATGAGCAAATGCTTGTTCACTACGATGAACTCGCCACTCAATACACGACGGGTGTAAATGTTGCTCGTATACGGCTCAAAGCACTCGTTATTTCCGAGAATCTGTGAAGTAGAGGCCGTTGGCATCGGAGCCATCAAGAGAGAGTTGCGTACTCCGTGCTCCATGATCTCCTCGCGCAAGGTGCTCCAATCCCAGATACCGCTGAGATCTTCTTCTTTAAGGCCCCACATATTCCACTGGAACTCACCTTTAGAGATCGGTGATCCTTCGTACGACTCGTAGGTACCTTCTTCTTTGGCCAAGTCTTTCGACGAGGTCAGGGCTGCGTAATACATCGTTTCGAAAATATCTGCGTTGAGCTTCTTCGCCTCTT carries:
- a CDS encoding transposase; amino-acid sequence: GFNRLMRRVRKQASTHHELTFLMEATGVYHESPAYHLHGLKQRVCVVLPNSIKHYGISLGISSKTDPIDARLPARPGVEREHRLWTPPGKDLRKLRQLTRYVGQLKDQRTAIENL